The Flavobacterium johnsoniae genomic sequence AGTTTATAAAAAAGGTAGCAATAAAAAATTATCGTCAATTCTTCTAAAAGAACAAAAAAGCTTTTGTGCCTATACAGAAGAATATATTGGATTTAACGATGCTGTCGATATAGAACATTTTAATCCAAATTTAAAATATCTAGAAACGGATTCCTATGAAAACTGGTTTATGGTAAAACATAAACCTAACAATCTTAAAACTACCAATTGGATCGAACCAATTCTTTATCCGATTGATGAAAATTTTGAAAACAGATTAATATATAATAATGGTTATTTTCTTCATAACCCCGAAGATATTGAAGCTAAAAACTTAATAGATCTTTTGAATTTGAATGATGAAATTTTTGTAAAAAACAGAAAAAGATTCATTCAAAGAAGAAAAGAAAGAATCGCTGAAAAAGGAATTACTCCTTTTGATTATTTTACTGAGAAAATAGAAAACGAAATAGATTCCTTAAAATATCTAAGAGCAATTCAAGAAGAATTCAAAATTGATATTTGGAATATGATTCCAGAAATGTAATAATTATAAAAAATGGTTTCAAATACAAGTTTACAGTTTCCAACAACTTGAAACTTTAAACCTGAAACAAAACAAAAAAAAAAACTCATGAGCAAAGTAGCTATTATAATGGGAAGCATCTCAGACATGCCAGTTATGCAGGATGCAATCGACATATTAAAACAATTTAATGTAGAAGTTGAAGTAGATATTGTTTCGGCACACAGAACACCGGAAAAATTATTCGATTTCAGTAAAAATGCACACAATCGCGGGATTTCGGTAATTATTGCCGGTGCGGGCGGTGCGGCACATTTACCTGGAATGGTGGCTTCAATGTCTCCGCTTCCTGTAATTGGAGTTCCTGTAAAATCAAGCAATTCTATTGATGGATGGGATTCTGTTTTATCGATTCTGCAAATGCCAGGCGGAGTTCCTGTTGCAACTGTAGCTTTAAACGGAGCAAAAAATGCCGGAATTCTAGCAGCACAAATCATCGGAAGCCATGATAAAAAAGTTTTAGATACTATTATTTCTTATAAAGAAGAATTGAAAGCTGCGGTTAATAAAGCGGCTGAAAGCCTTAAATAGTTTTCAAGTCACAGTCACAGTTTTCAGTCGCATTATAGACTGAAAACTGTGACTGAAAACTGAAAACAAAAAAAACAACTCTTAAGTCTCGGTTGACACTGAAAAACTGAGACTGAAAACTAAAAAACATGAGCGTATTAACCCAATATTTCAACACCAAACATAACACAGCGCCTTTTTCGCAAATTAAAATCGAAGATTATGTTCCTGCTTTCAACGAAGGAATTGCTTTGGCTAAAGCTGAAATTGATGCAATCGTAAATAATCCCGATGCGCCGACTTT encodes the following:
- the purE gene encoding 5-(carboxyamino)imidazole ribonucleotide mutase, producing the protein MSKVAIIMGSISDMPVMQDAIDILKQFNVEVEVDIVSAHRTPEKLFDFSKNAHNRGISVIIAGAGGAAHLPGMVASMSPLPVIGVPVKSSNSIDGWDSVLSILQMPGGVPVATVALNGAKNAGILAAQIIGSHDKKVLDTIISYKEELKAAVNKAAESLK